One Nonomuraea angiospora DNA segment encodes these proteins:
- a CDS encoding serine hydrolase domain-containing protein, which produces MTSLRFRTLLSTVGRARRLALATGMGAVLAAATLTAPAAAQTASSTGTSQDGGLDRQALRKSLDAVHEAGMYGIYSQVRDQGQTWQGASGVADVDTRRPVRPDMVHRVGSITKTFVSVAILQQVARGAVDLDAPIGRYLPDLVPGDRGQRITVRMLLNHTSHIGDYVAPAFPSLLEGSAKSLDDNRFRTFTPKELVGLGLAATPTGEPGATPGSYSNTNYILAGLLLEKVTGTDAERYVTRNVIRKAGLRHTSFPRTPVIPGPHSKAYESMYGLIDPPRDYSVYNMSWGGTAGALVSTMDDLNRFYRALLRGELVGAAQVAEMQKTVPVLAGGTPIDYGLGIYSVDAPCGRFWGHSGGVFGMSTESYSSPDGNRQLSYGVNRAKYQQVDENGQIVLSPIDYAIGGHVLLALCGNTTAQAKTSRPPFVPLPLDVPPAAIK; this is translated from the coding sequence ATGACATCCCTCCGATTCAGGACACTGCTATCGACCGTGGGCCGTGCCAGACGGCTGGCCCTCGCGACCGGGATGGGGGCCGTGCTCGCCGCGGCGACCCTCACCGCACCGGCCGCCGCGCAGACGGCGAGCTCCACCGGGACGAGCCAGGACGGCGGGCTGGACCGGCAGGCGCTCCGGAAGTCCCTGGACGCCGTCCACGAGGCGGGCATGTACGGCATCTACTCGCAGGTTCGCGACCAGGGTCAGACCTGGCAGGGCGCGTCCGGCGTGGCCGATGTCGACACGCGCCGCCCCGTACGGCCCGACATGGTGCACCGGGTGGGCAGCATCACCAAGACGTTCGTCTCGGTGGCCATCCTCCAGCAGGTGGCGCGCGGCGCCGTCGACCTGGACGCCCCGATCGGCCGCTACCTCCCCGACCTCGTCCCCGGCGACCGCGGTCAGCGGATCACCGTACGGATGCTGCTCAACCACACCAGCCACATCGGCGACTACGTCGCCCCGGCGTTCCCGTCGCTGCTGGAGGGCTCGGCCAAGAGCCTGGACGACAACCGCTTCCGCACGTTCACCCCGAAGGAACTGGTCGGGCTGGGCCTGGCCGCCACCCCGACCGGCGAGCCCGGGGCGACCCCCGGGTCGTACTCGAACACCAACTACATCCTGGCCGGCCTGCTCCTGGAGAAGGTGACGGGCACGGACGCCGAGCGGTACGTCACCCGCAACGTCATCCGCAAGGCGGGCCTGCGGCACACGTCGTTCCCGCGCACCCCGGTCATCCCGGGGCCGCACTCCAAGGCGTACGAGTCGATGTACGGCCTGATCGACCCGCCGCGCGACTACAGCGTCTACAACATGTCGTGGGGCGGGACGGCAGGCGCGCTCGTGTCCACGATGGACGACCTCAACCGTTTCTACCGCGCGCTGCTGCGCGGCGAGCTGGTCGGCGCCGCGCAGGTCGCCGAGATGCAGAAGACGGTGCCGGTGCTGGCCGGCGGAACCCCGATCGACTACGGCCTCGGCATCTACTCGGTCGACGCGCCGTGCGGCCGCTTCTGGGGGCACAGCGGGGGCGTGTTCGGGATGAGCACGGAGTCGTACTCCAGCCCGGACGGCAACCGCCAGCTGTCGTACGGGGTGAACCGCGCGAAGTACCAGCAGGTCGACGAGAACGGCCAGATCGTGCTGAGCCCGATCGACTACGCGATCGGCGGGCACGTGCTCCTGGCCCTGTGCGGGAACACGACCGCGCAGGCCAAGACCTCCCGGCCGCCGTTCGTCCCGCTCCCGCTGGACGTGCCTCCCGCCGCCATCAAGTGA
- a CDS encoding Gfo/Idh/MocA family protein — protein sequence MSQRNYRAAIVGTGAIAHAHAQALLGSGRAELVAVADVDAGRAGEFAGKYGGPSTHASLDDLLREEQVDLVHLCTPPQLHAPLAIVCLEAGVTALVEKPPTLSLAEFDAVIEAERRSSAHVATVLQHRFGAGALRLRRLQEAGELGRPLLATCNTQWYRDEAYYAVPWRGTWESEGGGPTMGHGIHQFDLLFSVLGPWREVTAMAARQARPVDTEDVSLALVTFENGAVATIVNSVVSPRQTSQLRFDYERATVEVEHLYGYTDDDWTVTPAPGQEGVSELWAQGRTTAPSGHDGWLAAVFDALDRGEAPPVTAEDTRRTMEFIAALYASAFTGERVQAGQITADSPFARRMDGTGAPWEKVRNS from the coding sequence TTGAGTCAACGGAACTACCGGGCCGCGATCGTCGGGACCGGCGCGATCGCCCACGCGCACGCGCAGGCCCTGCTCGGTTCGGGGCGGGCCGAGCTCGTGGCGGTGGCGGACGTGGACGCCGGGCGGGCGGGGGAGTTCGCCGGGAAGTACGGCGGGCCGAGCACCCACGCGAGCCTGGACGACCTGCTGCGGGAGGAGCAGGTGGACCTCGTCCACCTGTGCACGCCGCCCCAGCTGCACGCCCCGCTGGCCATCGTGTGCCTGGAGGCCGGGGTCACGGCGCTGGTGGAGAAGCCGCCGACGCTCTCGCTCGCGGAGTTCGACGCGGTGATCGAGGCGGAGCGGCGCTCGTCGGCGCACGTCGCGACCGTCCTGCAGCACCGCTTCGGGGCGGGCGCGCTGCGGCTGCGCCGCCTGCAGGAGGCCGGCGAGCTGGGCCGACCGCTGCTGGCCACCTGCAACACCCAGTGGTACCGCGACGAGGCGTACTACGCGGTGCCCTGGCGCGGCACGTGGGAGTCGGAGGGCGGCGGCCCGACGATGGGGCACGGCATCCACCAGTTCGACCTGCTGTTCTCGGTGCTCGGCCCGTGGCGCGAGGTCACGGCCATGGCCGCCCGCCAGGCGCGCCCGGTGGACACCGAGGACGTGTCGCTGGCGCTGGTGACGTTCGAGAACGGCGCCGTGGCCACCATCGTCAACTCCGTCGTGTCCCCGAGACAGACCTCGCAGCTCCGCTTCGACTACGAGCGCGCCACCGTCGAGGTGGAGCACCTGTACGGCTACACCGACGACGACTGGACCGTGACCCCGGCGCCCGGCCAGGAGGGCGTGTCGGAGCTGTGGGCGCAAGGCCGCACGACCGCGCCGAGCGGCCACGACGGCTGGCTCGCCGCCGTCTTCGACGCGCTCGACAGGGGCGAGGCGCCTCCGGTCACCGCCGAGGACACCCGCCGGACGATGGAGTTCATCGCCGCGCTGTACGCCTCCGCCTTCACCGGCGAACGCGTACAGGCCGGACAGATCACTGCTGACAGCCCGTTCGCCCGGCGCATGGACGGCACGGGCGCCCCCTGGGAAAAGGTGAGGAACTCGTGA
- a CDS encoding winged helix-turn-helix domain-containing protein codes for MDPQFDEFLHVPARLSVVAVLAPADWVDFGFVRDTIGTSDSALSKQVSALAGAGYVEVQKGQDKRARRTYVRLTPAGRQAFQRHAAALERIVALSRMPAPDGAPPPG; via the coding sequence ATGGACCCGCAGTTCGATGAGTTCCTGCACGTGCCCGCGCGGCTGTCGGTGGTCGCGGTGCTGGCGCCGGCCGACTGGGTCGACTTCGGGTTCGTCAGGGACACGATCGGCACCAGCGACTCGGCGCTGTCCAAGCAGGTCTCCGCACTGGCCGGCGCCGGATACGTGGAGGTGCAGAAGGGGCAGGACAAGCGGGCGCGGCGCACGTACGTGCGGCTGACCCCGGCGGGGCGGCAGGCGTTCCAGCGGCACGCGGCGGCGCTGGAGCGGATCGTCGCGCTCTCCCGGATGCCCGCGCCGGACGGGGCGCCCCCGCCCGGGTGA
- a CDS encoding class I SAM-dependent methyltransferase produces the protein MGYEELIRDALATPFEGWDWAVFRGRMTTTGDLPWDYERLVRDRLPHTASLLDLGTGGGELLASLAPLPPRTAATEGHPPNLPVARDRLEPLGVEVAESTGHFPDGSFELIVARHESYDPHEVRRLLAGGGTFVTQQVAGRDLEELNAALGGPPHADRAWDLATAAAALDAAGLEVTWSAQAGHPVVFQDVGALVLYLRVVSWQVPGFDAGAYEDRLRALHDDMPLKATARRFALTARHR, from the coding sequence ATGGGCTACGAGGAGCTGATCCGCGACGCGCTGGCCACGCCGTTCGAGGGGTGGGACTGGGCGGTCTTCCGCGGCCGGATGACCACGACCGGCGACCTGCCGTGGGACTACGAGCGGCTGGTGCGCGACCGGCTCCCGCACACGGCGTCCCTGCTCGACCTCGGCACCGGAGGGGGTGAGCTGCTGGCGTCCCTGGCGCCGCTCCCGCCGCGCACCGCCGCCACCGAGGGCCACCCGCCGAACCTCCCGGTCGCCCGCGACCGCCTGGAGCCGCTGGGCGTCGAGGTGGCCGAGTCGACCGGGCACTTCCCCGACGGCTCGTTCGAGCTGATCGTCGCCCGGCACGAGTCGTACGACCCGCACGAGGTCCGCCGCCTCCTGGCCGGGGGCGGCACGTTCGTCACCCAGCAGGTGGCCGGGCGCGACCTGGAAGAGCTCAACGCGGCGCTGGGCGGCCCGCCGCACGCGGACCGCGCCTGGGACCTCGCAACCGCGGCCGCCGCGCTCGACGCCGCCGGGCTCGAGGTCACCTGGAGCGCGCAAGCCGGACACCCCGTCGTGTTCCAGGACGTCGGGGCGCTCGTGCTCTACCTGCGGGTCGTCTCCTGGCAGGTCCCGGGCTTCGACGCCGGCGCGTACGAGGACCGCCTGCGCGCCCTGCACGACGACATGCCGCTCAAAGCGACCGCCCGCCGTTTCGCCCTGACGGCCCGGCACCGTTAA